One window from the genome of Helicobacter pylori encodes:
- the greA gene encoding transcription elongation factor GreA gives MNKEPMSMHGYNKICAELKQLKEVERPNIVKEIDIARGHGDLKENAEYHAAKEKQRFIEARIVDLSEIISNAQVIDPSALAHNKVSFGSTIKILNLDNDKEFSYTIVGSVESDPAKGLISFGSPIAKSLIGKSKGDAVSIQLPNGESDFEILDIYYKEICFDEN, from the coding sequence ATGAATAAAGAACCTATGAGTATGCATGGATACAATAAGATTTGCGCGGAATTAAAGCAATTAAAAGAGGTGGAACGGCCTAATATTGTGAAAGAAATTGATATTGCTAGAGGGCATGGGGATTTGAAAGAAAACGCTGAATACCATGCCGCTAAAGAAAAACAACGCTTCATTGAAGCGAGGATCGTGGATTTAAGCGAGATTATTTCTAACGCTCAAGTGATTGATCCGAGCGCTTTAGCCCACAATAAAGTGAGTTTTGGCAGCACGATTAAAATCCTTAATTTGGATAACGATAAAGAGTTTTCTTACACGATAGTAGGGAGCGTGGAGAGCGATCCAGCTAAAGGGTTAATCTCTTTTGGTTCGCCGATCGCTAAGAGTTTGATCGGTAAGAGCAAGGGCGATGCGGTGAGCATTCAATTGCCCAATGGCGAGAGCGATTTTGAAATTTTAGACATTTATTATAAAGAGATTTGTTTTGATGAAAATTAA
- the dut gene encoding dUTP diphosphatase, which yields MKIKIQKIHPNALVPEYQTEGSSGFDLHAVEEVMIKPHSVGLVKIGICLSLEVGYELQVRTRSGLALNHQVMVLNSPGTVDNDYRGEIKVILANLSDKDFKVQVGDRIAQGVVQKTYKAEFIECEQLDETSRGSGGFGSTGVSKA from the coding sequence ATGAAAATTAAAATCCAAAAAATCCACCCAAACGCCCTTGTCCCTGAATACCAAACCGAGGGTTCTTCAGGCTTTGATTTGCATGCGGTGGAAGAAGTGATGATCAAACCTCATAGCGTGGGGTTGGTGAAAATAGGGATTTGTTTGTCTTTAGAAGTGGGGTATGAATTACAGGTGCGCACCCGTAGCGGTTTGGCTTTGAACCATCAGGTGATGGTGTTAAACTCTCCTGGCACGGTGGATAATGATTATAGGGGCGAAATTAAGGTCATTTTAGCGAATTTGAGCGATAAAGATTTTAAAGTCCAGGTAGGGGATAGGATCGCTCAAGGGGTGGTTCAAAAAACTTATAAAGCCGAATTTATAGAATGCGAACAATTAGATGAAACTTCAAGGGGTAGCGGGGGGTTTGGCAGCACAGGAGTGAGTAAGGCATGA
- the lpxB gene encoding lipid-A-disaccharide synthase has protein sequence MPTILVSALEASSNAHLEELRRNLPKDYRFIGVFEGKNALYSPREFSVMGFRDVIGRLGFLLKAHKEMVQLAKQADMVLLMDSSSFNIPLAKKIKKQDPHKKIMYYILPQVWAWKKWRTKSLEKYCDFLGAILPFEVGYYQKKAQYVGHPLLDEIKYYKKDIKGETLVFMPGSRKSEIAKMFPLFVKVAQILEQNEGFKRRVLVVPSFFKGLDLKALYGEDIQLFEISYDAHKSLFEAEFAFICSGTATLEAALIGTPFVLAYRAKTMDFLIARMLVNLHYIGLANIFYNALNDETPGLGESQLHPELIQHFLSVEGLLKAYEEMDRERYFKESLRLREYLASGSARKIANEMAFLLNLT, from the coding sequence ATGCCCACGATTTTAGTGAGCGCTTTAGAAGCGAGCTCTAATGCGCATTTAGAGGAATTACGCCGCAATTTGCCTAAAGATTATCGTTTTATTGGCGTGTTTGAAGGGAAAAACGCACTCTATAGCCCTAGGGAATTTTCTGTCATGGGTTTTAGAGACGTGATAGGCCGTTTGGGGTTTTTACTCAAAGCCCATAAAGAAATGGTCCAATTAGCCAAACAAGCGGATATGGTGCTTTTAATGGATTCTTCTTCTTTCAATATCCCCCTAGCCAAAAAAATCAAAAAACAAGATCCGCATAAAAAAATCATGTATTATATTTTACCGCAAGTTTGGGCATGGAAAAAATGGCGCACTAAAAGCCTTGAAAAATACTGCGATTTTTTGGGAGCGATTTTGCCTTTTGAAGTGGGCTATTACCAAAAAAAAGCCCAATATGTGGGACACCCTTTATTAGATGAAATTAAATACTATAAAAAAGATATTAAGGGTGAAACTCTAGTGTTTATGCCAGGAAGCCGAAAAAGTGAAATCGCTAAAATGTTCCCTTTGTTTGTCAAAGTGGCTCAAATTTTAGAACAAAACGAAGGGTTTAAAAGGCGTGTGTTAGTGGTGCCGAGTTTCTTTAAGGGGTTGGATTTGAAAGCCCTTTATGGAGAAGACATTCAATTATTTGAAATTTCTTATGATGCGCATAAGAGTTTGTTTGAAGCTGAGTTTGCGTTCATTTGCAGCGGCACAGCGACTTTAGAGGCCGCTTTGATTGGCACGCCTTTTGTCCTAGCGTATAGGGCTAAAACGATGGATTTTTTGATCGCTAGAATGTTGGTCAATTTGCATTATATAGGTTTAGCGAATATTTTTTATAACGCCTTAAATGATGAAACTCCAGGGCTTGGGGAGAGCCAATTGCACCCGGAATTGATCCAACATTTTTTGAGCGTAGAGGGTTTGTTAAAAGCGTATGAAGAAATGGATAGAGAACGCTATTTTAAAGAAAGTTTGAGATTAAGGGAATATTTAGCCAGTGGGAGTGCAAGAAAAATCGCTAATGAAATGGCTTTTTTGCTGAATTTAACTTAA
- the pgbB gene encoding plasminogen-binding protein pgbA C-terminal domain-containing protein: MNKPFLILLIALIVFSGCNMRKYFKPAKHQIKGEAYFPNHLQESIVSSNRYGAILKNGAVIGDKGLTQLRIGKNFNYESSFLNESQGFFILAQDCLNKIDKKTSKSKAAKTEETELKLKGVEAEVQDKVCHQVELISNNPNASQQSIVIPLETFALSASVKGNLLAVVLADNSANLYDITSQKLLFSEKGSPSTTINSLMAMPIFMDTVVVFPMLDGRLLVVDYVHGNPTPIRNIVISSDKFFNNITYLIVDGNNMIASTGKRILSVVSGQEFNYDGDIVDLLYDKGTLYVLTLDGQILQMDKSLRELNSVKLPFASLNTIVLNHNKLYSLEKRGYVIEVDLNDFDSYNVYKTPSIGSFKFFSSNRLDKGVFYDKNRVYYDRYYLDYNDFKPKLYPVVEKSASKKSQKGEKGNAPIYLQERHKAKENKQPLEEKIKPTQGNSGFEEEEVKTRRPEPIKDQNNAIQQGETKNNESKNAPVSKEDNAIKEAPKLSPKEEKRRLKEEKKKAKAEQRAREFEQRAREHQERDEKELEERRKALEMNKK, from the coding sequence ATGAATAAACCATTTTTAATCTTACTCATAGCCCTAATTGTCTTTAGCGGCTGTAACATGAGAAAATACTTCAAACCCGCTAAACACCAAATTAAAGGCGAAGCGTATTTCCCTAACCATTTGCAAGAAAGTATCGTTTCGTCTAATCGTTATGGAGCCATTTTGAAAAATGGAGCGGTTATAGGCGATAAAGGTTTAACGCAGCTAAGAATCGGTAAGAATTTCAATTATGAAAGCAGTTTTTTAAATGAGAGTCAAGGGTTTTTCATCCTTGCGCAAGATTGTTTGAACAAGATTGATAAAAAAACAAGCAAAAGCAAGGCGGCTAAGACTGAAGAAACGGAATTGAAATTAAAGGGCGTTGAAGCGGAAGTCCAAGATAAAGTCTGTCATCAAGTGGAATTGATTAGCAATAACCCTAACGCCAGCCAACAATCTATTGTTATTCCTTTGGAGACTTTTGCCTTGAGCGCGAGCGTTAAAGGGAATCTTTTAGCGGTGGTGTTAGCGGACAATTCAGCGAATTTATACGACATCACTTCTCAAAAATTGCTTTTTAGTGAGAAAGGTTCCCCAAGCACCACGATCAATTCTTTAATGGCGATGCCTATTTTTATGGATACGGTCGTGGTGTTCCCTATGCTAGATGGGCGCTTGTTGGTCGTGGATTATGTGCATGGAAACCCTACGCCTATTAGAAACATTGTTATCAGCAGCGATAAGTTTTTTAACAATATCACCTACCTTATTGTAGATGGCAATAACATGATCGCTTCTACAGGGAAAAGGATACTCTCAGTGGTGAGCGGTCAAGAGTTCAACTATGATGGGGATATTGTGGATTTGCTTTATGATAAGGGGACTTTATACGTGCTCACGCTAGACGGGCAAATTTTGCAAATGGATAAGAGTTTGAGGGAATTAAACAGCGTGAAACTGCCCTTCGCTTCGCTCAATACCATTGTATTAAACCATAATAAATTGTATTCTTTAGAAAAGCGTGGGTATGTGATAGAGGTGGATTTGAATGATTTTGATTCGTATAATGTCTATAAAACGCCGTCTATAGGCAGTTTTAAGTTTTTTTCATCCAATCGTTTGGATAAAGGGGTGTTTTATGATAAAAATCGGGTGTATTATGATCGCTACTATTTAGATTATAATGATTTTAAGCCCAAGCTTTATCCCGTTGTGGAAAAATCGGCATCTAAAAAATCTCAAAAAGGCGAAAAAGGGAACGCTCCTATTTATTTGCAAGAAAGGCATAAAGCTAAAGAAAATAAACAGCCTTTAGAGGAAAAAATCAAACCCACTCAAGGGAATAGCGGGTTTGAAGAAGAAGAGGTTAAAACCAGAAGGCCTGAGCCTATTAAGGATCAAAATAACGCTATCCAACAAGGCGAAACAAAAAACAATGAAAGTAAAAACGCTCCTGTTTCAAAAGAGGATAACGCTATTAAAGAAGCGCCAAAACTCAGCCCTAAAGAAGAAAAACGCCGCTTGAAAGAAGAAAAGAAAAAAGCCAAAGCCGAACAAAGAGCGAGAGAATTTGAACAAAGAGCGAGAGAGCATCAAGAAAGAGATGAAAAAGAGCTTGAAGAAAGAAGAAAAGCTTTAGAAATGAATAAGAAGTGA